One window of Amaranthus tricolor cultivar Red isolate AtriRed21 chromosome 11, ASM2621246v1, whole genome shotgun sequence genomic DNA carries:
- the LOC130826442 gene encoding uncharacterized protein LOC130826442, giving the protein MITKSKHATQHAADLRETFNTLRKHQMKLNPDKCVFGVTGGKCLGFLVDERGIEANPDKIHAIQNMRSPTSVKEVQKLTVCIAALGRFLSKSADKCLPFFKTIKQQKFEWTAEAEESFRQLKEHLSALPKLVSPINGEKLVLYVSVSEYSLSGVLVAERERKQLPTYNVSHAFRGSEGNYCEVEKVIFAIVMASRKLKPYFQSNQIIHFPPPAELNQEWKLYVDGSSTQSASGAGLLIVSSAGVRMERAVRFEFAASNNEAEYEALLMGLKICYEARAKELAAFSDSQLIVGQVKGEFEAKDDSMKMYLQQVKNFVPKFDKFTLEHIPRSQNAQADSLAKLASSADTSAARGIIWEVLPNPSINFMVNTIDRSETWMGPYVKYLQDQMLPQDENQAKMLQKKAKWFELHEETLYKKSYTHPLLKCVAPEEGNYILREIHEGGCGIHQGKDAEELIQRCPECQYHSKIGRKPSNYLTVLQAILPFDKWGMDLLGPFPPAKGQRKFIIVAIDYFTKYVEAEALSSITDKQVCQFLWRNIITRYGIPRVIITDNGRQFVSKNTIEYCDKFHIQIRFSSVSRPQTNGQVEAANKEILNGIKKKIEGVKVEIGVPSTRVIYYSYDENEERKRANLDLLPETRGNALLRSMAQKQKMIRSFNRHVKTRRIQVNDLVLRKVEATGKIAEKGKLGANWDGPFKVTRVIKPGTHRRPPRRPGSATEEIRPPPPQDWE; this is encoded by the exons atgatAACAAAGAGCAAGCACGCAACTCAGCACGCCGCAGACTTGCGTGAAACATTCAATACCCTCCGCAAACACCAAATGAAGCTCAATCCGGACAAGTGCGTATTCGGGGTCACCGGAGGAAAGTGTCTCGGCTTCTTGGTAGACGAACGGGGCATCGAGGCAAATCCAGACAAGATTCATGCCATTCAAAACATGAGATCCCCCACCTCcgtaaaagaagtacaaaagctcACGGTGTGTATTGCTGCTTTAGGAAGATTTCTTTCAAAGTCTGCGGACAAATGCTTGCCTTTCTTCAAAACGATAAAGCAACAGAAATTCGAATGGACCGCGGAAGCAGAAGAGTCTTTCCGCCAGCTTAAGGAACACCTATCGGccttgccaaaactagtttcgcccATCAACGGGGAAAAGCTAGTCTTATATGTCTCTGTCTCCGAATACTCGTTATCCGGAGTGCTTGTGGCGGAAAGGGAAAGGAAGCAGCTCCCAACATACAATGTGAGTCACGCATTCCGTGGCTCGGAGGGGAACTATTGCGAAGTGGAAAAGGTCATATTTGCAATAGTGATGGCAAGCAGGAAATTGAAGCCATACTTTCAGTCCAACCAGATCATT CACTTCCCCCCTCCTGctgaacttaatcaagaatggAAATTGTATGTAGACGGGTCTTCAACACAATCGGCGAGTGGGGCCGGGCTCCTCATTGTGTCTTCCGCCGGGGTTcgtatggaaagggcggtcagaTTCGAGTTCGCGGCGTCCAACAATGAGGCCGAATACGAAGCATTACTGATGGGGCTGAAGATCTGCTATGAGGCAAGGGCTAAAGAATTGGCCGCATTCTCTGACTCGCAATTAATAGTGGGGCAAGTAAAAGGGGAATTCGAGGCtaaagatgatagcatgaaaATGTACCTGCAGCAAGTGAAGAACTTTGTTCCAAAGTTTGACAAGTTCACGTTGGAACACATTCCACGATCCCAAAATGCCCAAGCCGATTCTCTAGCAAAACTTGCCAGCTCAGCAGATACTTCCGCGGCTCGTGGTATAATCTGGGAAGTGCTCCCTAACCCCAGCATCAATTTCATGGTCAATACCATCGACAGATCCGAAACATGGATGGGGCCATACGTGAAGTACTTGCAAGATCAGATGCTCCCCCAGGACGAGAATCAGGCCAAAATGCTCCAGAAGAAGGCCAAATGGTTCGAACTTCACGAAGAAACGCTCTATAAAAAGTCATACACACATCCCCTTCTGAAATGTGTtgctcctgaagaaggaaactatatcctaCGCGAAATACACGAGGGTGGATGCGGAATACACCAGGGA AAAGACGCGGAAGAACTGATCCAACGGTGTCCTGAATGTCAGTATCACTCAAAGATAGGGAGGAAGCCCTCTAATTACTTGACCGTCTTGCAAGCCATCCTGCCCTTCGACAAGTGGGGTATGGATCTCCTCGGCCCCTTTCCACCAGCAAAGGGGCAGCGCAAGTTCATTATTGTGGCTATTGATTACTTCACCAAGTATGTAGAAGCAGAGGCTCTTAGTTCAATCACGGACAAGCAAGTCTGTCAGTTCTTATGGCGGAACATCATCACAAGATACGGCATACCCCGGGTGATCATAACAGATAATGGAAGGCAATTTGTCAGCAAAAACACCATCGAGTATTGCGACAAATTCCACATCCAAATCAGATTTAGTTCTGTCTCCAGGCCGCAAACTAATGGTCAAGTCGAGGCCGCCAACAAGGAGATACTAAATggtatcaaaaagaagatagaagGGGTCAAGG TGGAAATAGGAgtaccctctacaagggtcaTCTACTACTCGTACGACGAGAacgaagaaagaaaaagagcaaacttagaCCTACTACCAGAGACAAGAGGAAATGCACTGCTGAGATCGATGGCCCAAAAGCAGAAGATGATTCGTAGCTTCAACCGCCATGTGAAAACAAGACGTATTCAGGTCAATGATCTCGTCCTCCGTAAAGTCGAAGCTACTGGGAAGATAGCTgaaaaaggaaagttaggggccaactgggacggaCCTTTCAAAGTCACCCGCGTCATCAAACCAGGAAC GCATCGACGTCCCCCTCGGCGTCCTGGGTCGGCAACAGAGGAGATTCGGCCGCCCCCTCCTCAAGACTGGGAGTGA